A portion of the Stigmatopora argus isolate UIUO_Sarg chromosome 15, RoL_Sarg_1.0, whole genome shotgun sequence genome contains these proteins:
- the LOC144090055 gene encoding macrophage mannose receptor 1-like, with protein sequence MDVVVKKVFNFRAQSHSVGDFAGAKLIFLDIEMKASALLLQVSIVLAFWAFNEVLCQPCPRGWLLYRDNCYYFNQNWYQRKSWYRARISCQRWKADLVVIQDITERIWLESSIKKANWIGLTDWRREGEWKWINGSPLNYYAANWGRNQPNNYRNQDCAVINWRRRGWNDEWCSKRQHYICKRPAITPEVCEPGWTEYKRKCYYFSKTGDRRSWFSAQDYCEDKNAQLLIIENLKERNWVRSQLGDYAYHYIGLTDMHNEGKWKWIDTTSLDPNLANWHRGEPNNDGHKEHCVEMQGGKGGWNDVNCKHVRGFICKK encoded by the exons ATGGACGTTGTGGTGAAGAAGGTATTTAACTTCAGAGCACAATCACATTCAGTAGGAGATTTTGCAGGTGCGAAGCTGATTTTCCTAGACATTGAGATGAAGGCATCAGCGCTTCTTCTCCAGGTGTCCATCGTGCTTGCCTTTTGGGCTTTTAATG AGGTCCTGTGCCAGCCATGTCCACGAGGCTGGTTGCTGTACAGGGACAATTGCTACTATTTTAACCAAAATTGGTATCAGCGGAAATCGTGGTATAGAGCCAGAATCAGCTGCCAGCGCTGGAAGGCCGACCTAGTGGTCATTCAGGATATCACGGAGAGG ATATGGCTGGAATCATCTATTAAGAAGGCCAACTGGATCGGGCTGACAGACTGGAGGAGAGAAGGAGAGTGGAAGTGGATTAACGGATCTCCTCTGAATTACTACGCAGC GAACTGGGGACGAAATCAGCCTAACAACTACCGAAATCAAGACTGTGCTGTGATAAACTGGCGACGACGTGGCTGGAATGACGAATGGTGCAGTAAGAGACAGCACTACATCTGCAAGCGACCCGCAA TTACGCCAGAAGTGTGTGAGCCAGGCTGGACGGAGTACAAGAGAAAATGTTACTACTTCTCCAAAACCGGGGATAGGAGATCGTGGTTTTCTGCCCAAGACTACTGTGAGGATAAGAATGCCCAACTGTTGATCATTGAGAACCTCAAAGAGAGG AACTGGGTACGATCGCAACTTGGTGACTACGCCTACCACTATATCGGTCTGACGGACATGCACAACGAGGGAAAATGGAAGTGGATCGACACAACTTCTTTGGACCCTAACCTAGC GAACTGGCATCGAGGTGAGCCAAATAATGATGGTCACAAGGAACATTGTGTGGAGATGCAGGGTGGGAAGGGTGGCTGGAACGACGTCAATTGCAAACATGTTCGAGGCTTCATCTGCAAAAA ATGA